A stretch of Bradyrhizobium sp. CCBAU 53338 DNA encodes these proteins:
- a CDS encoding acyl-CoA synthetase, with amino-acid sequence MNETSPFLGIVSGDRRRSHAEVANRADRIASGLARIGVKRGDCVCMLMRNDIAFLEAAYAAMRLGAYGVPINWHFKPEEINYILNDTGTSVLIGHTDMLYALRDAIPAGVIVLSVPTPPEILKNYKIDPDHLKTPDFAIDFESWLAQFQPYDGPVVPQPMNMIYTSGTTGHPKGVRRNAPTPDQQAAGERMRAMIYGLKPGARAILPGPLYHSAPNSFGIRAGKLGGALVLMPRFEAEEFLELIERYRIDTIFMVPTMFIRLMKLPEAIRKKYDVSSLRHIIHAAAPCPADVKRAMIEWWGPVIYEFYGSTESSAVTFATSEDALKKPGTVGKISPGAELRFIGDDGRVLGVGEIGEIYSRMPEMADFTYHNKPEKRAEIDRDGFITSGDVGYIDEDGYVFICDRKRDMVISGGVNIYPAEIESVLHAVPGVHDCAVFGIPDAEFGEALMAVVEPQPGVTLDAADVRSRLKTSLADYKVPKHIEIRTGLPREDSGKIFKRRLRDPYWEQAGRKI; translated from the coding sequence ATGAACGAAACGTCCCCATTCCTCGGCATCGTCTCCGGCGATCGCCGTCGTTCCCATGCTGAGGTTGCCAATCGTGCCGACCGCATCGCATCCGGCCTCGCCAGGATCGGTGTCAAGCGAGGCGATTGCGTCTGCATGCTGATGCGCAACGACATCGCCTTCCTCGAGGCTGCCTACGCTGCGATGCGGCTGGGCGCCTATGGCGTCCCGATCAACTGGCACTTCAAGCCGGAGGAGATCAACTACATCCTCAACGATACCGGCACGTCCGTGCTGATCGGGCATACGGACATGCTGTACGCCCTGCGTGATGCCATTCCCGCTGGTGTCATCGTGCTCAGCGTGCCGACGCCGCCGGAGATCCTGAAGAATTACAAGATCGATCCGGATCATTTGAAGACACCCGACTTCGCCATCGATTTCGAATCCTGGCTCGCCCAATTCCAGCCCTATGACGGCCCGGTCGTGCCGCAGCCGATGAACATGATCTACACCTCGGGCACGACAGGCCATCCCAAGGGCGTGCGTCGCAATGCGCCGACGCCGGATCAGCAAGCAGCGGGCGAGCGCATGCGCGCGATGATCTATGGCCTCAAGCCCGGCGCCCGTGCGATCCTGCCGGGTCCACTCTATCATTCCGCGCCGAATTCGTTCGGCATCCGCGCGGGCAAGCTCGGCGGCGCGCTGGTTCTGATGCCACGCTTCGAGGCGGAAGAGTTTCTCGAGCTGATCGAGCGCTACAGGATCGACACCATCTTCATGGTGCCGACCATGTTCATCCGCCTGATGAAGCTGCCGGAGGCGATCCGCAAGAAATACGACGTGTCCTCGCTGCGCCACATCATCCACGCTGCCGCGCCATGTCCGGCCGACGTCAAGCGTGCCATGATCGAATGGTGGGGGCCGGTGATCTACGAATTCTACGGCTCGACGGAATCCAGCGCCGTCACCTTCGCGACCTCGGAGGATGCGCTGAAAAAGCCCGGCACGGTCGGCAAGATCTCGCCCGGCGCCGAGCTGCGCTTCATCGGCGATGACGGCCGCGTGCTCGGCGTCGGCGAGATCGGCGAGATCTATTCCCGCATGCCGGAGATGGCGGACTTTACTTACCACAACAAGCCGGAGAAACGCGCCGAGATCGACCGGGACGGCTTCATCACGTCGGGCGACGTCGGCTATATCGACGAGGACGGCTACGTCTTCATCTGCGACCGCAAGCGCGACATGGTGATATCAGGCGGCGTCAACATCTATCCTGCCGAGATTGAATCCGTGCTGCACGCCGTTCCGGGCGTGCATGATTGCGCGGTGTTCGGCATCCCCGATGCCGAGTTCGGCGAGGCCTTGATGGCCGTGGTCGAGCCGCAGCCGGGCGTCACGCTCGATGCCGCCGATGTGCGCTCAAGGCTGAAGACCTCACTCGCCGATTACAAGGTGCCGAAGCATATCGAGATCCGCACCGGACTGCCGCGCGAAGACTCCGGCAAAATCTTCAAGCGCCGGCTGCGCGACCCCTATTGGGAGCAGGCCGGTCGAAAAATCTGA
- a CDS encoding crotonase/enoyl-CoA hydratase family protein — translation MEERVSISISEGVADVRLVRADKMNALDQAMFEALVAATERLSKEKGVRVVVLSGEGRAFCAGLDMGRFAAMKEKGGNGIPGGENRDLTKRTHGQANFPQQAVWGWRQLPVPVIAAVHGVAFGGGFQLSLGADMRFLSSDARMSIMEIKWGLVPDMAGTPILASLVRDDILRDLTYTGRIFSAQEAMTYGLATRICDDPRAAALEVAREIAGKSPDAIRAAKRLLNNLSVDPGPALLAESVEQQKLIGSPNQTEAVRSNLEKRAAKYAD, via the coding sequence ATGGAAGAGCGCGTCTCGATTTCGATCTCGGAAGGCGTCGCCGACGTGCGCCTGGTGCGCGCGGACAAGATGAATGCGCTCGATCAGGCCATGTTCGAGGCCCTCGTCGCGGCAACCGAGCGGCTTTCGAAGGAAAAGGGCGTGCGCGTTGTCGTGCTGTCGGGCGAAGGCCGCGCCTTCTGCGCCGGTCTCGACATGGGGCGTTTTGCCGCCATGAAGGAGAAGGGCGGCAACGGAATTCCGGGTGGCGAAAATCGCGATCTCACCAAGCGGACTCACGGGCAGGCGAACTTCCCGCAACAGGCGGTATGGGGATGGCGCCAGCTTCCGGTTCCCGTGATCGCGGCGGTGCACGGCGTCGCCTTCGGTGGCGGCTTCCAGCTCTCGCTCGGCGCCGACATGCGCTTTCTCAGCTCAGATGCGCGCATGTCGATCATGGAAATCAAATGGGGGCTCGTGCCTGACATGGCGGGCACGCCGATTCTCGCCTCGCTCGTGCGCGACGACATCCTGCGCGATCTCACCTACACCGGCCGCATCTTCTCCGCGCAGGAGGCGATGACGTATGGCCTCGCTACGCGCATCTGTGACGACCCGCGCGCCGCCGCGCTCGAAGTCGCACGCGAGATCGCCGGCAAGAGCCCAGACGCGATCCGCGCGGCCAAGCGACTGCTCAACAATCTCTCGGTCGATCCGGGGCCGGCACTGCTGGCTGAATCAGTCGAGCAGCAGAAGCTGATCGGTAGTCCGAACCAGACCGAAGCCGTGCGCTCCAATCTGGAGAAGCGCGCGGCGAAGTATGCGGATTAG
- a CDS encoding SDR family oxidoreductase, with product MFKENLLAGRRILVTGGGTGLGKSMAARFLQLGAEVHICGRRKIVCDETATELMDQYGGRVTSHGVDIRNSLAVEEMVENIFRDAPLTDLINNAAGNFISRTEELSPRGFDAVANIVMHGTFYVTHAVGKRWIALRQPGNVVSITVTWVRNGSPYVVPSAMSKSAIHAMTMSLATEWGRYGIRLNTIAPGEIPTEGMSKRIKPGDEAGARTKAMNPMGRVGTMEELQNLAVFLISGGCNWITGETIAMDGAQALAMGGNFYQLRDWSDDDWRTARESIMAQNEKDRAKRG from the coding sequence ATGTTCAAGGAAAATCTTCTGGCCGGGCGGCGCATTCTTGTGACCGGCGGAGGCACCGGCCTCGGCAAGTCGATGGCGGCGCGCTTCCTCCAGCTCGGCGCCGAGGTGCACATCTGCGGCCGGCGCAAGATCGTCTGCGACGAAACCGCGACCGAGCTGATGGATCAGTATGGCGGCCGCGTCACCAGCCACGGCGTCGATATCCGCAATTCGCTCGCGGTCGAAGAAATGGTCGAGAACATTTTTCGCGATGCGCCGCTGACCGATCTCATCAACAACGCCGCGGGCAATTTCATCTCGCGCACGGAAGAGCTCTCGCCGCGCGGCTTCGATGCCGTCGCCAACATCGTCATGCACGGCACGTTCTACGTGACGCATGCGGTCGGCAAGCGCTGGATCGCGTTGAGGCAACCCGGCAACGTCGTGTCGATCACAGTGACCTGGGTACGCAACGGCTCGCCTTACGTGGTGCCGTCGGCGATGAGCAAGTCGGCGATTCACGCGATGACGATGTCGCTCGCCACCGAATGGGGCCGCTATGGCATCCGCCTCAACACGATCGCACCGGGCGAGATCCCGACCGAAGGCATGAGCAAGCGCATCAAGCCCGGTGACGAAGCCGGTGCGCGCACCAAGGCGATGAACCCGATGGGCCGCGTTGGTACCATGGAGGAGCTGCAGAACCTCGCGGTATTCCTCATCTCCGGCGGCTGCAACTGGATCACCGGCGAGACCATTGCCATGGACGGCGCACAGGCGCTCGCCATGGGTGGCAACTTCTACCAGCTCCGCGACTGGAGCGACGACGACTGGAGGACCGCGCGGGAGAGCATCATGGCGCAAAACGAGAAGGACCGGGCGAAGCGGGGGTAG
- a CDS encoding fatty acid--CoA ligase encodes MSTQPLADLADMVRERAASRGNAIAYEFEGRVTSFAEFDTRTNKVANALIAMGVKKGDRIAYLGKNSDLYFELLMGAMKAGAVMAPVNWRLAGPEVAFIVADCKAPVLFVGPEFITQVRQIKDQLPGVRTIITTEGGAPEWQDFAAWRDAQSGDDPKVPIDTKDIAIQLYTSGTTGKPKGAMLSHANFLNLVQTGNAEDKPEWNRWSTDDVSLVAMPIFHIGGSGWGVMGLYHGARGVIAREFDPTRVLDFFEQSGITKLFMVPAAMQFVVRQPRAKTVDFSRLKYMLYGASPIPAALLKECIEVFKCGFVQMYGMTETTGTIVALPPEDHVEGLERMRSAGKALPGVEIAILDADGKPLPPRQVGEIATRSGSNMAGYWNLPEATASTLRGDGWLRTGDAGYMDEDGYLYIHDRIKDMIISGGENIYPAEVESALCDHPDVAEAAVIGVPDDKWGEAVKAVVVMKPGKEATATDIINFTRERIAGFKTPKSVEFLPALPRNPSGKILRRQLREPYWAGKDRRVN; translated from the coding sequence ATGTCCACACAGCCATTGGCTGACCTCGCCGACATGGTGCGCGAGCGCGCGGCGAGCCGCGGCAACGCCATCGCATACGAGTTCGAGGGCCGCGTCACCAGCTTCGCCGAGTTCGATACCAGGACCAACAAGGTCGCCAACGCGTTGATCGCGATGGGCGTGAAGAAGGGCGATCGCATCGCCTATCTCGGCAAGAACAGCGATCTCTATTTCGAGCTGCTGATGGGCGCGATGAAGGCCGGCGCGGTGATGGCGCCGGTGAACTGGCGGCTCGCCGGGCCCGAGGTCGCGTTCATCGTTGCCGATTGCAAGGCCCCGGTGCTGTTCGTCGGGCCGGAGTTCATCACCCAGGTGCGCCAGATCAAGGATCAGCTCCCGGGCGTGCGCACCATCATCACGACCGAAGGCGGCGCGCCGGAATGGCAGGATTTTGCCGCGTGGCGCGATGCACAGAGCGGCGACGATCCGAAGGTACCCATTGATACGAAAGACATCGCGATCCAGCTCTACACGTCGGGCACGACGGGCAAGCCGAAGGGCGCGATGCTGAGCCACGCGAACTTCCTCAACCTCGTTCAGACAGGCAATGCCGAAGACAAGCCGGAATGGAACCGTTGGTCGACCGACGACGTGTCGCTGGTCGCGATGCCGATCTTCCATATCGGCGGCTCCGGCTGGGGCGTGATGGGGCTCTATCACGGCGCCCGCGGCGTGATCGCGCGCGAATTCGATCCGACCAGGGTCCTCGATTTCTTCGAGCAGTCCGGCATCACGAAACTCTTCATGGTGCCGGCGGCGATGCAGTTCGTGGTGCGGCAGCCACGCGCGAAGACGGTCGACTTCTCGCGGCTGAAATACATGCTGTACGGCGCCTCCCCCATTCCCGCGGCCCTGCTGAAGGAATGCATCGAGGTCTTCAAATGCGGTTTCGTGCAGATGTACGGCATGACCGAGACGACCGGCACGATCGTCGCGCTGCCGCCGGAGGATCACGTCGAGGGCCTGGAGCGGATGCGCTCGGCCGGCAAGGCCCTGCCCGGCGTGGAGATCGCGATCCTCGATGCCGATGGCAAACCCTTGCCGCCGCGTCAGGTCGGCGAGATCGCGACGCGCTCGGGTTCGAACATGGCAGGCTACTGGAACCTGCCGGAAGCGACCGCTTCGACGCTGCGCGGCGATGGCTGGCTGCGCACGGGCGATGCCGGCTACATGGACGAGGACGGCTATCTCTACATCCACGATCGTATCAAGGACATGATCATCTCCGGCGGCGAGAACATCTACCCCGCCGAGGTCGAGAGCGCGCTGTGCGATCATCCTGATGTCGCGGAGGCCGCCGTAATCGGCGTGCCCGACGACAAATGGGGCGAGGCGGTGAAAGCCGTCGTGGTGATGAAGCCGGGCAAAGAGGCGACCGCCACCGACATCATCAACTTCACCCGCGAGCGCATCGCCGGGTTCAAGACGCCGAAGAGCGTGGAGTTTTTGCCGGCCCTGCCGAGGAACCCGTCAGGCAAGATCTTGCGGCGGCAGTTGCGTGAGCCGTATTGGGCGGGGAAGGATCGGCGGGTGAATTGA